The following are encoded in a window of Prochlorococcus marinus CUG1417 genomic DNA:
- a CDS encoding TIGR04282 family arsenosugar biosynthesis glycosyltransferase — protein MAKWHGFGRCKTRLSKDIGKSNSAKVQSVMTKHTISVAKFIQETNLIDISIAISGLGEKNCRRWSKELGIQKFNLQGKGCLGEKMKRQIIINKKFCTQNKIKNIIFIGTDLPDLCHQDLLNTLRELKQNDLILGPSNDGGYWLIGLSEKIISMHLYLPFINIMWGTESVLQNTIDNFASLKLKYKFLDKKIDIDTIIDIQNSNQLV, from the coding sequence ATGGCAAAATGGCATGGTTTTGGAAGATGCAAAACAAGGTTATCAAAAGATATAGGTAAAAGTAATTCTGCAAAAGTACAAAGTGTGATGACCAAACATACTATTTCAGTTGCTAAATTTATCCAAGAAACAAATCTAATTGATATTTCTATAGCTATATCTGGTTTAGGGGAAAAAAATTGTAGGAGATGGTCTAAAGAATTAGGCATCCAAAAATTTAATTTACAAGGCAAAGGTTGCTTGGGCGAAAAAATGAAAAGGCAAATAATCATCAACAAAAAATTTTGTACTCAAAATAAAATCAAAAATATTATTTTTATTGGTACTGATCTTCCAGATCTATGCCATCAAGATTTATTGAATACTTTAAGAGAACTAAAACAAAATGATCTTATATTGGGCCCATCTAATGATGGTGGATATTGGCTTATTGGTTTATCAGAAAAAATAATCTCAATGCATCTATATTTACCTTTTATCAATATTATGTGGGGGACAGAAAGCGTTCTGCAAAATACAATTGATAATTTTGCGTCTTTAAAATTAAAATATAAATTTTTAGATAAAAAAATAGATATAGATACAATAATTGATATTCAAAATAGTAATCAACTTGTCTAA
- a CDS encoding GNAT family N-acetyltransferase — protein MIFRNQGSLIKKSNSISRDELINLYGLNSYEFTQINKEEIFVCSKNKGLDLIELDQLLQTVGWSRRPIRRVKRALDFSILVVGLWRHDDKFPRLVGFARCTGDGILEATVWDVAINPVYQGLGLGKELMKYILKELKNIGISKVTLFADAEVVSFYKRQGWILEPRGSKCAFWYAN, from the coding sequence ATGATTTTTAGAAACCAAGGATCGTTAATAAAAAAATCAAATAGCATATCTAGGGATGAGCTGATAAATCTTTATGGTTTAAATTCTTATGAGTTCACTCAAATTAACAAAGAAGAAATATTTGTATGTAGTAAAAATAAAGGTTTAGATCTAATAGAACTAGATCAACTTTTACAAACTGTCGGTTGGAGCAGAAGACCTATAAGGAGAGTGAAAAGAGCTTTGGATTTTAGTATTTTGGTGGTTGGGTTGTGGCGTCATGATGATAAATTCCCCAGACTTGTGGGATTTGCAAGATGTACTGGAGATGGAATTCTAGAGGCAACAGTTTGGGATGTAGCTATTAACCCTGTCTATCAAGGACTTGGATTGGGGAAAGAACTAATGAAATACATCCTAAAAGAATTAAAAAATATTGGAATTTCTAAGGTAACCCTTTTTGCTGATGCTGAAGTGGTTTCATTTTACAAAAGACAAGGTTGGATATTAGAACCAAGAGGCTCTAAATGTGCTTTTTGGTATGCAAATTAA
- a CDS encoding TIGR04283 family arsenosugar biosynthesis glycosyltransferase, with protein MSKISIIIPTFNEANNLPLLLSDLSIIQKDGEIIIVDCGSEDKTIDVANIYGAKVFKLNEKNRGLQLNVGAKNSKGDWLMFLHADTRLTHDWFRKINSVLKGDKNYIYYFKFKINNKKIIYRILEIFVNFRSKFLKQPYGDQGLIINKTTYFKNNGFKKLPLMEDVDFLRRLNNKKDLKQLNSTILISSRKWERTNIFLQAIRNWHYRRRWLKGESLKSIYSDYYKK; from the coding sequence TTGTCTAAGATCTCGATTATAATCCCAACTTTTAATGAAGCCAATAATTTGCCATTATTGCTTTCAGACTTGTCAATCATTCAAAAAGATGGAGAAATTATTATTGTTGACTGTGGCAGTGAAGATAAAACAATTGATGTAGCAAATATTTATGGAGCAAAAGTATTTAAATTAAATGAAAAAAATCGAGGTTTACAATTAAATGTAGGTGCTAAAAATTCCAAAGGAGACTGGCTCATGTTTTTACATGCAGACACAAGATTAACTCATGATTGGTTTAGAAAAATAAATTCAGTTTTAAAAGGAGACAAGAATTATATTTACTATTTTAAATTTAAAATTAATAACAAAAAAATAATCTATAGAATCCTCGAGATTTTTGTAAATTTTAGAAGTAAATTTCTTAAACAACCTTATGGTGATCAAGGTTTAATAATTAATAAGACTACTTACTTTAAGAATAATGGTTTTAAAAAGTTACCTCTGATGGAAGATGTAGATTTTTTAAGGAGATTAAACAATAAAAAAGATTTAAAACAATTAAATTCGACTATTTTAATAAGTTCAAGAAAATGGGAAAGAACTAATATTTTTCTCCAAGCAATTAGGAACTGGCACTATAGAAGAAGATGGTTAAAAGGCGAGTCGTTAAAATCTATATATTCTGACTATTATAAAAAATGA